A window of Exiguobacterium sp. FSL W8-0210 contains these coding sequences:
- the cccA gene encoding cytochrome c550, translated as MRNPLVPFAAIAVIAIIAMISLSYFGVDQVKEARKGPSTAEMKPEDLFASKGCTGCHGGNLEGGTGPNLTKIGAKLKEDEIKDIAMNGKGQMPGGLANDEEAAVLAKWLAAKK; from the coding sequence ATGCGTAATCCATTAGTACCGTTCGCGGCGATCGCAGTCATCGCCATCATCGCTATGATTTCATTGTCTTACTTTGGGGTCGATCAGGTGAAGGAAGCTCGCAAAGGGCCGTCAACTGCAGAAATGAAGCCGGAAGACTTATTTGCATCTAAAGGATGTACAGGATGTCACGGTGGAAACTTAGAAGGCGGAACAGGTCCGAACTTAACAAAGATCGGCGCGAAGCTGAAAGAAGATGAAATTAAAGACATCGCAATGAACGGTAAAGGGCAAATGCCTGGCGGTCTTGCGAATGACGAAGAAGCAGCTGTTCTAGCCAAATGGTTAGCTGCTAAGAAATAA
- the dnaG gene encoding DNA primase — MKRIPDEIVDQVRQATDIVELISERVELKKQGNRYSGLCPFHSEKSPSFSVSPDKGMYYCFGCGAGGNAITFVMETEGMSFKEAVSKLADRSDVTLPELEPDRFEQSESTPEQEKKFRMREAHRIVTELYHEVLIQTEAGDAGRIYLENRGIREGAMREFRLGYAPDQDRFTVDSLARRGFDLDEMVEAGLISIGRDGDYRDRFNGRVVFPISDRDGTIVGFSGRSIDGRDPKYVNTAETPLFNKSELLFGFAQARGAMRKIKQVVLVEGNLDVVRVAQAGIPYTVASLGTALTPVHAQNLARIVDEVIICYDGDKAGRAATLKALQLLEAVAVDCSVIRLPDGEDPDSFIGNQGEETFLHWIEQERVSSLEFKSFYFRQGKNLRLEGERVRYIETMLEEIGRTSNPLLRDIYLGKLSEEFKLSKDSLIAQVRPTVQQPKREQIVSDRPTALPTAPPDRTFANWKKAERFLLAYMIRSEEVCLEVREQLGVQFNDPAHQLIAGKLYEFYGAGTQGSPDRFLTMLHDASLQRIVADLEFMLMPEYDPDLLSHYIRAVQNEQQRRLLEEEKSRLNQQTDIRAQAELMQAIIERKRRLKDR, encoded by the coding sequence ATGAAGCGAATTCCTGATGAAATCGTCGATCAGGTCCGCCAAGCAACGGACATCGTCGAATTGATTTCAGAACGTGTAGAATTAAAAAAACAAGGGAATCGATATTCAGGGCTTTGCCCGTTTCATTCTGAGAAATCACCTTCCTTTTCTGTTTCTCCTGATAAAGGGATGTACTACTGTTTTGGATGTGGTGCAGGTGGAAACGCGATCACTTTTGTCATGGAAACAGAAGGAATGAGTTTCAAGGAAGCCGTCTCTAAATTAGCTGATCGCAGTGATGTCACACTTCCAGAACTGGAGCCGGACCGATTCGAACAATCGGAATCGACACCTGAACAGGAAAAGAAGTTCCGGATGCGCGAGGCACATCGGATCGTCACTGAGTTGTATCATGAGGTGTTGATTCAAACGGAAGCAGGCGACGCGGGACGAATCTATTTAGAGAATCGTGGTATCCGTGAAGGTGCGATGCGTGAGTTCCGACTCGGGTATGCACCGGATCAAGATCGTTTTACAGTGGATTCCTTGGCACGACGTGGGTTTGATTTAGATGAGATGGTCGAAGCGGGATTGATTTCAATCGGACGCGATGGCGATTATCGAGATCGATTCAACGGTCGAGTCGTATTCCCTATCTCCGATCGTGATGGCACGATCGTCGGATTTAGTGGACGTTCGATTGATGGTCGTGATCCGAAGTATGTCAATACAGCGGAAACACCTTTGTTCAATAAAAGTGAACTGTTATTCGGATTCGCTCAAGCACGAGGGGCGATGCGCAAAATCAAACAAGTCGTCCTCGTTGAAGGGAATCTTGATGTTGTGCGTGTCGCTCAAGCGGGTATACCTTATACGGTAGCCTCTTTAGGAACAGCCTTAACACCGGTTCATGCCCAAAACCTAGCACGTATCGTCGATGAAGTCATTATTTGTTATGACGGAGACAAGGCAGGACGCGCTGCGACGTTAAAAGCCCTACAGTTGCTTGAAGCCGTTGCCGTCGACTGTTCCGTCATCCGTTTACCGGATGGCGAAGACCCGGATTCCTTCATTGGGAATCAGGGCGAAGAGACGTTTTTACACTGGATCGAACAAGAACGGGTTTCAAGTCTTGAATTCAAATCTTTTTATTTTCGACAAGGAAAAAACTTGCGATTAGAAGGAGAACGCGTTCGATATATTGAAACTATGCTTGAAGAGATTGGTCGAACATCCAATCCGTTGTTACGGGACATTTATTTAGGAAAACTTTCTGAGGAATTTAAACTCTCGAAAGACTCCTTGATCGCACAAGTGCGTCCAACCGTCCAACAACCGAAGAGAGAACAAATCGTTTCCGATCGCCCAACTGCTCTACCGACAGCACCTCCTGACCGAACGTTCGCGAACTGGAAAAAGGCAGAACGCTTCTTGCTTGCCTACATGATCCGTTCAGAAGAAGTATGTCTTGAAGTGCGAGAGCAACTAGGTGTCCAATTCAATGATCCGGCACATCAATTGATTGCCGGCAAGCTATATGAATTTTACGGAGCAGGTACGCAAGGAAGTCCTGATCGTTTTTTGACGATGTTGCACGACGCTTCTTTGCAACGAATCGTAGCGGATTTAGAGTTCATGCTGATGCCTGAGTATGATCCTGATTTACTCAGTCACTACATTCGTGCCGTCCAAAATGAACAGCAACGTCGGTTGTTAGAAGAAGAAAAGTCACGATTGAATCAACAAACAGATATCCGTGCTCAAGCGGAGCTGATGCAGGCGATCATAGAACGGAAGCGTCGTTTAAAAGATCGATGA
- a CDS encoding helix-turn-helix transcriptional regulator, with protein MKLNERQKKILQIVKENGPITGEQIASALSLTRATLRPDLSILTMTGMLEARPRVGYMYVGKKNASMLHEKLDTLTVGEFMSSAKVIHEGMTVYDAIVHLFLEDVGSLFVVSKDHALVGVLSRKDFLRAAIGNQELDSLPVNIIMTRMPNLTVCEKSETLIGAGMKLIEKQIDSMPVVEEENGVLKVVGRMTKTNMTKVLVALARDEEI; from the coding sequence ATGAAGTTAAATGAACGGCAAAAAAAGATACTCCAAATCGTCAAAGAGAACGGTCCGATCACGGGAGAGCAGATTGCTTCTGCACTCTCCCTGACACGGGCGACATTACGACCCGATTTGTCGATTTTAACGATGACCGGCATGCTAGAAGCGCGTCCACGTGTCGGCTATATGTACGTTGGAAAGAAAAATGCGTCCATGCTTCATGAGAAACTCGACACCTTGACCGTCGGCGAATTCATGTCGTCGGCAAAGGTCATTCATGAAGGGATGACCGTATACGATGCGATCGTTCACTTATTCCTTGAAGATGTGGGTTCGCTGTTCGTCGTCAGTAAGGACCATGCGTTAGTCGGTGTGTTGTCACGTAAGGATTTTCTACGTGCGGCAATCGGTAATCAAGAGTTAGACTCGTTACCGGTCAATATCATCATGACACGGATGCCGAATTTGACGGTCTGTGAAAAATCGGAGACGTTGATTGGTGCCGGTATGAAACTGATCGAAAAGCAGATTGATTCAATGCCAGTCGTCGAAGAGGAGAACGGCGTCTTGAAAGTCGTGGGTCGAATGACGAAGACGAATATGACGAAAGTGTTGGTCGCTTTAGCACGTGATGAAGAAATTTAA
- a CDS encoding tRNA (adenine(22)-N(1))-methyltransferase, producing the protein MMQMNVVLDQRLQKVVSYIPQGAILADIGSDHAFVPCFCIQQKKIERAIAGEVNEGPMEAAKGQVALVGLESQIDVRLGSGLSVLKPGEATAITIAGMGGTLIASILEEGKDRLSGEERLILQPNVDAVDVRKWLLTNSYALLSEAIVEENGKIYEILVAERGDETLYSEDETTRQWELFFGPQLMRERAPEFIEKWQIEKQKREYILAQMKQGQATEVLSEKIEAIERLIQKMEEVTN; encoded by the coding sequence ATGATGCAAATGAACGTCGTATTGGATCAACGACTCCAAAAAGTCGTATCGTATATTCCACAAGGAGCGATCCTCGCAGATATTGGATCAGACCATGCATTCGTACCTTGTTTTTGTATACAACAAAAGAAAATCGAGCGTGCGATTGCAGGAGAGGTGAATGAAGGACCGATGGAAGCGGCAAAAGGACAAGTGGCACTTGTTGGTCTTGAATCACAGATTGATGTCCGTTTAGGAAGTGGCTTATCGGTTTTGAAACCGGGCGAAGCAACGGCGATTACGATTGCGGGAATGGGCGGAACGCTGATTGCCTCTATCCTTGAAGAAGGAAAAGATCGGTTGTCAGGTGAGGAACGCTTGATTCTTCAACCGAATGTCGATGCAGTCGATGTTCGGAAGTGGTTGCTGACGAATTCATATGCGTTATTGTCTGAAGCCATTGTCGAGGAGAACGGAAAGATCTATGAAATTCTCGTTGCAGAACGTGGAGATGAAACACTTTACTCAGAGGACGAAACAACACGTCAGTGGGAATTGTTCTTTGGACCACAGTTAATGCGGGAACGTGCACCAGAATTCATTGAAAAATGGCAGATTGAAAAACAAAAGCGAGAGTATATCTTAGCTCAGATGAAACAAGGGCAAGCAACGGAGGTTTTATCTGAAAAAATCGAAGCCATCGAACGATTGATTCAAAAGATGGAAGAGGTGACGAACTAA
- the recO gene encoding DNA repair protein RecO — protein sequence MIDKAEGLVLRTVVYGESNKIVTLLTREYGKLAVMARGAKKPGSRFNAASQPFVRAVYIYPRSRGLGQLKSADVITSHAHIRQDVVLMAYAMYLLELADKALDERVPQPALYDLFVEGLEAMDEGLDPDVVSFIIELRLLRHLGIAPHLNGCTICGSAEAPFAFSLHHGGLLCRRHRHEDEHAVFMSEAVAKMLYVFSVYDFSRIGTVTVKPETKRLLRQIMDAYMERYSGLRLRSKRVLDQLIDFSND from the coding sequence ATGATCGATAAGGCGGAAGGGCTTGTACTACGAACGGTCGTATACGGTGAATCGAATAAAATCGTCACGCTACTGACACGTGAATACGGCAAGCTCGCCGTCATGGCGCGAGGAGCGAAGAAGCCGGGTAGTCGTTTTAACGCGGCAAGCCAGCCTTTCGTTCGAGCCGTCTATATCTATCCAAGGTCACGTGGTCTCGGTCAGTTGAAATCAGCAGACGTCATCACGAGTCATGCGCATATCCGGCAAGATGTCGTCTTGATGGCGTATGCGATGTATCTACTGGAGCTTGCAGATAAAGCGCTTGATGAACGTGTGCCGCAACCGGCACTCTATGATTTGTTCGTCGAAGGACTGGAGGCGATGGATGAAGGACTCGATCCCGACGTCGTCTCCTTCATCATCGAGTTGCGCCTGTTGCGTCATCTAGGGATTGCGCCACACTTGAACGGCTGTACGATTTGCGGGAGTGCTGAAGCACCGTTTGCTTTTTCGTTACACCACGGCGGTCTACTCTGTCGCCGGCATCGCCATGAGGATGAACATGCTGTCTTCATGTCAGAAGCAGTCGCGAAGATGCTCTACGTGTTCTCTGTCTACGATTTTTCGCGGATCGGGACCGTGACGGTGAAGCCGGAAACGAAGCGTCTACTACGTCAAATCATGGATGCTTATATGGAACGCTACAGTGGGTTACGCCTACGTTCAAAACGTGTCCTCGACCAGTTGATTGATTTCAGCAACGATTGA
- the rpoD gene encoding RNA polymerase sigma factor RpoD has translation MAEKARSEAELLRLAKEELIALGHKNGELSHQKIEDKLSSFESMDAQQFEEFLQLLETEGIKVNNDGTGDEKEEADLNDLSVPPGVKINDPVRMYLKEIGRVDLLNAEDEVELAKRIEQNDEEAKKRLAEANLRLVVSIAKRYVGRGMLFLDLIQEGNMGLIKAVEKFDYTKGYKFSTYATWWIRQAITRAIADQARTIRIPVHMVETINKLIRVQRQLLQDLGREPSPEEISKEMEITPEKVREILKIAQEPVSLETPIGEEDDSHLGDFIEDQDATAPQDAAAYELLKEQLEDVLDTLTDREENVLRLRFGLDDGRTRTLEEVGKVFGVTRERIRQIEAKALRKLRHPSRSKRLKDFLD, from the coding sequence ATGGCAGAAAAAGCAAGATCAGAAGCTGAATTACTCCGTCTCGCGAAAGAGGAACTCATCGCGCTCGGACATAAAAATGGTGAATTGTCACACCAAAAGATCGAAGACAAACTAAGTTCGTTCGAATCAATGGATGCTCAGCAATTCGAGGAATTCCTTCAATTGCTTGAAACAGAAGGTATCAAGGTCAACAATGACGGTACAGGGGACGAAAAAGAAGAGGCGGATCTAAACGATTTGTCTGTTCCTCCTGGTGTCAAGATCAATGACCCTGTCCGGATGTATCTAAAAGAAATCGGTCGCGTTGATCTGTTGAATGCAGAAGACGAAGTCGAACTCGCTAAACGAATCGAACAAAACGATGAAGAAGCAAAAAAACGATTGGCGGAAGCAAACTTACGTCTCGTCGTTTCGATTGCGAAGCGTTATGTCGGACGCGGTATGTTGTTCCTTGATTTGATTCAAGAAGGCAACATGGGTCTGATCAAAGCGGTCGAGAAATTCGACTATACGAAGGGATATAAATTCTCGACGTATGCAACATGGTGGATTCGTCAGGCAATCACACGTGCGATTGCTGACCAAGCGCGGACAATCCGAATTCCAGTTCACATGGTTGAGACGATCAACAAATTGATTCGTGTCCAGCGTCAACTCTTGCAAGATCTCGGACGTGAACCATCACCGGAAGAGATTTCAAAAGAGATGGAAATCACGCCGGAAAAAGTCCGTGAAATCCTGAAAATTGCCCAAGAGCCGGTTTCTCTTGAAACTCCAATCGGGGAAGAGGACGATTCACATCTCGGAGATTTCATCGAGGACCAAGATGCGACGGCACCACAAGATGCTGCAGCATACGAACTCTTGAAAGAACAACTCGAAGATGTGTTAGATACACTGACGGATCGTGAAGAAAACGTCCTTCGTCTTCGTTTTGGTCTTGACGATGGTCGGACACGGACACTTGAAGAAGTCGGAAAAGTATTTGGCGTTACACGTGAGCGGATTCGTCAAATCGAAGCAAAAGCACTTCGGAAGTTACGTCACCCGAGTCGTTCGAAACGCTTGAAAGATTTCCTCGATTAA
- the glyS gene encoding glycine--tRNA ligase subunit beta, with product MHELLLEIGLEEMPARFVLQSETQLKERVTRFLEEARIEFTSVESFSTPRRLAVYVKGLAARQSDLEETLKGPAKRIAMDEAGNWTKAAEGFARGKGLTTDDLFLGEEKGVEYLYATRKEVGQATADLLPGLKQVVEAMTFPKNMRWSTQSLRYMRPIRWLIALLDDQVIPFEVASVETGRTSRGHRFLGQDITILRPNAYVEALAGENVIVSYEARRQLIEEQIAALAAREQFEVPIDASLLEEVTNLVEYPTALFGAFDEAYLELPEEVLITTMKEHQRYFPVKRDGALLHYFVTVRNGNATHLENVARGNEKVIRARLADAQFFYEEDKKADIDEQAKRLDKIVFHEKLGTTGEKVRRVRQMALALADRVGADKTRVERAGQIYKFDLVSQMVYEFTELQGLMGERYANMKNEDPEVAAAIREHYMPRFAGDASPETPTGTLYAILDKMDSVAGFFGVGMIPSGSADPYALRRQAQGIVQILSDRKLNLTLTELIAFVVSEQVAAGLYAKDAEEVQAALQDFFAQRLKYRLSEMNFRHDVVEAALDHTLTVEANEQRAAMLESATKKESFKKTVEQLSRVLNISKKAEDVTTVNPALFENDAERALHEAIEKTLPEVDQAIASLDYERALEALEATVPSITAYFDGTMIMTDDETVRTNRLSEMKRFAQAIESVARFNALTLA from the coding sequence ATGCATGAATTATTACTTGAAATCGGTTTAGAAGAGATGCCGGCTCGATTCGTCCTTCAATCCGAAACACAACTCAAGGAACGCGTGACGCGTTTTCTTGAAGAAGCACGGATTGAGTTCACAAGCGTCGAATCCTTCTCGACACCACGCCGTCTTGCAGTGTATGTCAAAGGTCTCGCAGCACGTCAAAGTGACCTCGAAGAGACATTAAAAGGACCGGCAAAACGTATCGCGATGGACGAAGCAGGGAACTGGACGAAAGCAGCCGAAGGGTTCGCACGTGGTAAAGGGTTAACGACGGACGATCTCTTCCTTGGAGAAGAAAAAGGAGTCGAGTATCTCTATGCGACACGTAAGGAAGTCGGACAAGCGACAGCCGATCTACTTCCTGGACTAAAACAAGTCGTCGAAGCGATGACATTCCCGAAAAACATGCGTTGGAGCACACAATCGTTACGTTACATGCGTCCGATTCGTTGGTTGATTGCCCTGCTTGACGATCAAGTCATCCCGTTTGAAGTCGCATCCGTCGAAACAGGTCGGACATCACGTGGACATCGTTTCCTCGGGCAGGACATCACGATCCTGCGTCCGAACGCTTATGTTGAAGCGCTCGCAGGAGAAAACGTCATCGTCAGTTATGAAGCACGTCGTCAATTGATTGAAGAACAAATCGCAGCGCTTGCGGCACGCGAACAATTCGAAGTGCCGATTGATGCTTCTTTACTTGAAGAAGTCACGAACCTAGTCGAGTATCCGACAGCCTTGTTCGGTGCATTTGATGAAGCATATCTTGAGTTACCAGAAGAAGTCTTGATCACGACGATGAAGGAACACCAACGTTACTTCCCGGTCAAACGTGACGGTGCGTTGCTCCACTATTTCGTCACGGTACGAAACGGAAACGCAACACATCTTGAAAACGTCGCACGCGGAAACGAAAAAGTCATCCGTGCCCGTTTAGCCGATGCGCAGTTCTTCTATGAAGAAGATAAAAAAGCAGATATCGATGAACAGGCGAAACGTCTTGATAAAATCGTCTTCCATGAAAAATTAGGAACGACAGGTGAAAAAGTCCGTCGCGTCCGTCAGATGGCACTCGCACTTGCCGATCGTGTCGGTGCAGACAAAACACGTGTTGAACGTGCAGGACAAATCTATAAATTCGATCTCGTCAGTCAAATGGTCTATGAATTCACAGAATTACAAGGTCTGATGGGTGAGCGGTATGCGAACATGAAGAATGAGGATCCAGAAGTCGCGGCTGCGATTCGTGAACATTACATGCCACGCTTCGCGGGGGATGCAAGTCCGGAAACACCAACAGGAACACTCTATGCGATTCTCGATAAGATGGACAGCGTCGCTGGATTCTTCGGTGTCGGCATGATTCCAAGTGGATCAGCGGATCCGTATGCATTGCGTCGTCAAGCACAAGGAATTGTGCAAATCTTATCGGATCGTAAGTTGAACTTGACATTGACTGAACTGATTGCCTTCGTCGTGTCTGAACAGGTAGCAGCAGGTCTTTACGCGAAGGATGCCGAAGAAGTTCAAGCTGCATTACAAGACTTCTTTGCACAACGCTTGAAATACCGTCTATCGGAAATGAACTTCCGTCATGATGTCGTCGAAGCCGCTCTTGATCATACGTTGACAGTCGAAGCGAATGAGCAGCGTGCTGCGATGCTTGAAAGTGCGACGAAAAAAGAATCGTTTAAGAAAACGGTCGAACAACTCAGCCGTGTCTTAAACATTTCGAAAAAAGCAGAAGACGTCACAACTGTTAATCCAGCGCTCTTTGAAAATGATGCGGAACGCGCGTTACATGAGGCGATTGAGAAGACCTTACCAGAGGTCGATCAAGCGATCGCGTCACTTGATTATGAACGAGCGCTTGAGGCACTTGAGGCAACCGTTCCGTCGATCACAGCATACTTTGACGGTACGATGATCATGACGGACGACGAAACAGTCCGCACGAACCGTCTTAGCGAAATGAAACGATTTGCGCAAGCCATCGAATCAGTCGCCCGGTTCAATGCACTTACTTTAGCGTAA
- the era gene encoding GTPase Era, with product MFKEGFKSGFVSIIGRPNVGKSTFLNRVIGQKIAIMSDKPQTTRNKIQGVYTTEDVQTIFIDTPGIHKPKHKLGDFMMKVATNALREVDAILFMVNVTEPKGKGDDFIIEKLKELDTPIILVMNKVDLIHPNDIPPIIESYKDELEFAAVVPISALQGNNVGPLLEEIAKILPEGPMYYPADQVTDHPERFIISEMIREKVLQKTRDEVPHSIAVAIDQIKTRENGNMVDVHATILIERDSQKGIIIGKRGALLKEIGSEARTDIEMLLGTKVYLNLWVKVQKDWRNKAGQLRELGFRDDEY from the coding sequence ATGTTTAAAGAAGGATTCAAATCGGGCTTTGTCTCGATCATCGGACGCCCGAACGTCGGAAAATCGACATTCCTCAACCGTGTCATCGGACAAAAGATTGCCATCATGTCTGATAAGCCACAAACGACGCGAAACAAGATCCAAGGTGTCTATACGACAGAAGACGTTCAGACGATTTTCATCGATACACCAGGGATTCACAAACCAAAACATAAACTCGGCGACTTCATGATGAAGGTCGCGACGAACGCATTGCGTGAAGTTGATGCGATTTTGTTCATGGTCAACGTGACGGAACCAAAAGGAAAAGGTGACGATTTCATCATTGAAAAATTGAAAGAACTCGATACACCCATCATTCTCGTCATGAATAAGGTCGACTTGATTCATCCGAATGATATTCCGCCAATCATCGAGTCATATAAAGATGAGCTTGAGTTTGCGGCAGTCGTTCCAATCTCTGCGTTACAAGGTAACAACGTCGGACCGTTACTTGAAGAAATCGCGAAGATCTTACCGGAAGGACCGATGTATTACCCGGCGGATCAAGTCACTGACCACCCGGAGCGTTTCATCATCTCAGAGATGATCCGTGAGAAAGTCCTGCAAAAGACACGCGATGAAGTACCACACTCGATCGCAGTCGCGATTGATCAAATCAAGACGCGTGAGAATGGCAACATGGTCGATGTCCATGCGACGATCTTGATCGAGCGCGATTCCCAAAAAGGAATCATCATCGGTAAACGCGGAGCACTTCTAAAAGAAATCGGCTCTGAAGCACGAACGGACATCGAGATGTTACTCGGAACGAAAGTTTACCTGAACTTGTGGGTTAAAGTCCAAAAAGATTGGCGCAACAAGGCCGGTCAATTGCGTGAACTTGGCTTCCGCGATGACGAGTACTAA
- the glyQ gene encoding glycine--tRNA ligase subunit alpha yields the protein MTVQDMILTLQKFWAEQGCLTMQAYDVEKGAGTMNPMTFLRSLGPEPWNVCYTEPSRRPADGRYGENPNRLYQHHQFQVIMKPSPDNIQELYLQSLELLGINPLEHDIRFVEDNWENPTFGAAGLGWEVWLNGMEITQFTYFQQVGGIECNPIAVEITYGIERLASYIQDVESVFDLVWTDGFKYGDIFYQPEFEHSKYTFETSDVALLFTLFDQYEKEANRALDENLVFPAYDYILKCSHTFNLLDAKGAISVTERTGFIHRVRNMSRRCAQSFIEERERLGFPLIKSKAGESHA from the coding sequence ATGACAGTACAAGACATGATCTTGACATTACAAAAATTTTGGGCAGAACAAGGCTGCTTGACGATGCAAGCATACGACGTAGAAAAAGGAGCCGGTACGATGAATCCGATGACATTCTTACGGAGTCTCGGACCAGAACCATGGAACGTTTGTTATACAGAACCATCACGCCGACCGGCTGATGGTCGTTACGGGGAAAACCCGAACCGTCTGTATCAACACCATCAATTCCAAGTCATCATGAAACCGTCACCTGACAACATTCAGGAATTGTACTTACAAAGTCTCGAGTTGCTCGGTATCAACCCACTCGAACATGATATTCGTTTCGTAGAGGATAACTGGGAGAATCCGACATTCGGTGCTGCAGGTCTCGGCTGGGAAGTATGGCTGAACGGGATGGAAATCACGCAATTCACGTATTTCCAACAAGTCGGTGGAATCGAGTGTAACCCGATCGCAGTAGAGATCACGTATGGAATCGAGCGTCTTGCGTCGTACATTCAAGACGTCGAGAGTGTCTTTGATCTCGTTTGGACGGATGGCTTCAAATACGGTGATATCTTCTATCAACCGGAGTTCGAACATTCAAAGTATACGTTTGAAACATCAGATGTCGCCTTACTCTTCACTTTGTTCGATCAATATGAAAAAGAAGCGAATCGTGCCTTGGACGAGAACCTCGTCTTCCCAGCGTATGATTACATCTTGAAATGTTCGCATACCTTTAACCTTCTCGACGCGAAGGGAGCAATCTCTGTCACGGAACGTACAGGATTCATCCATCGTGTCCGGAACATGTCGCGCCGTTGTGCGCAAAGTTTCATCGAAGAACGGGAACGTCTTGGCTTCCCATTGATCAAGTCGAAAGCAGGTGAGTCACATGCATGA
- a CDS encoding pyruvate, water dikinase regulatory protein, which produces MRQRIYVVSDSVGETCELVVRAAAIQFPEQAIETVRIPFVDDDQVIYDLVLHAKEEQATIAFTIVHATHRRLLADTARAHGVKAIDLLGPLLDTMEDRLQMQPKEEPGLIYRLDEEYFRKIEAVEFAVKYDDGRDPKGIKRADIVLIGVSRTSKTPLSQYLALKRYKVANVPLVPESIPPAELFDIPKEKCFGLLISPEKLIDIRMERLRSLGLEPEAAYAQMDRINRELEYARNLYERIGCQVIDVTNKAVEETANLILTGISGKAHD; this is translated from the coding sequence ATGCGTCAACGGATTTATGTCGTGAGTGACTCTGTCGGAGAGACGTGTGAACTCGTCGTCCGCGCAGCTGCAATCCAATTCCCGGAACAAGCTATCGAAACGGTCCGCATTCCGTTCGTCGATGATGATCAAGTCATTTATGACTTGGTTCTTCATGCGAAAGAAGAACAAGCGACGATCGCTTTTACGATCGTTCATGCGACCCATCGTCGTCTGCTTGCAGACACAGCGCGTGCCCACGGTGTAAAAGCAATCGATCTACTTGGTCCATTGCTTGATACGATGGAAGATCGCTTGCAGATGCAACCGAAGGAAGAGCCAGGGTTAATCTATCGCCTAGATGAGGAGTATTTCCGAAAAATCGAAGCGGTTGAATTTGCTGTCAAGTATGACGATGGACGTGATCCAAAAGGTATCAAACGTGCGGATATCGTCTTGATCGGGGTGTCGCGTACATCAAAGACACCACTTTCGCAGTATCTGGCTTTGAAGCGATATAAAGTAGCGAACGTACCACTCGTACCTGAATCGATCCCGCCAGCAGAGCTATTCGATATTCCAAAAGAAAAATGTTTTGGACTACTCATCTCACCGGAAAAGTTGATCGACATCCGAATGGAACGCCTGCGTTCATTAGGACTCGAACCAGAAGCAGCATATGCGCAGATGGACCGAATCAACCGGGAACTCGAATACGCACGGAATTTATACGAACGAATCGGTTGCCAAGTCATCGACGTGACGAATAAAGCAGTCGAGGAAACAGCGAATCTGATTTTGACTGGAATTTCCGGGAAAGCGCATGACTAG